A genomic segment from Lignipirellula cremea encodes:
- a CDS encoding SDR family NAD(P)-dependent oxidoreductase encodes MAYWEKKTAIVTGGSAGLGFVMAQALLHAGANVVIAARDPARLNQAAIQLDPSGERILAVACDVAQPGEADRLVQETVARFGQIDLLVNNVGRSHRGRLIDVTVEQHREFFDTNVLTAVRCSQAAIPHLEASRGHLVNIGSLASKTASRFLGAYAVSKFPLAAFSQQLRLELAETGVHVLLVCPGPLARPDAGQRYDQEAADLPESARRPGGGARIKGLDPERVARRILTACQKRQPELVLPGKARLLLILAAISPRWGDWLLRKMTS; translated from the coding sequence ATGGCGTACTGGGAAAAAAAAACGGCCATCGTCACCGGTGGATCTGCGGGGCTCGGGTTCGTGATGGCGCAGGCCCTGCTGCATGCCGGCGCCAACGTGGTGATTGCCGCTCGCGATCCCGCACGCCTGAACCAGGCAGCCATCCAGCTGGATCCTTCCGGCGAACGGATTCTGGCCGTCGCCTGCGATGTGGCCCAGCCAGGGGAAGCCGACCGACTGGTCCAGGAAACGGTTGCCCGCTTTGGGCAAATCGACCTGCTGGTCAACAACGTGGGACGTTCCCACCGGGGGCGCCTGATCGACGTTACCGTAGAGCAGCATCGGGAGTTCTTCGATACGAACGTGCTGACGGCTGTTCGGTGCAGCCAGGCCGCGATCCCGCACCTGGAAGCGTCCCGCGGGCATCTGGTCAACATCGGTTCGCTCGCTTCCAAAACGGCTTCCCGTTTTCTCGGAGCGTACGCAGTGAGCAAGTTCCCGCTGGCCGCTTTCAGCCAGCAGCTGCGCCTGGAACTGGCCGAGACGGGCGTGCATGTGCTGCTGGTTTGCCCGGGTCCGCTGGCCCGACCTGATGCGGGCCAGCGCTACGACCAGGAAGCGGCCGACCTGCCGGAATCGGCCCGGCGGCCCGGCGGCGGCGCTCGGATCAAGGGGCTGGATCCAGAACGCGTGGCCCGGCGGATTCTCACGGCGTGCCAGAAGCGGCAGCCCGAACTGGTGCTGCCCGGCAAAGCCCGTTTGCTGCTGATCCTGGCGGCCATCTCACCCCGCTGGGGCGACTGGCTGCTGAGGAAGATGACCAGCTGA
- a CDS encoding SDR family NAD(P)-dependent oxidoreductase, producing MQIQGNTFLVTGAASGLGKGTTEALVAAGANVIAVDLNATVLGEAVEPLGPAVVAVTADVADAADVQQALDLASRFPGPFRGVVNCAGVLGAARTLGRRGPCELELFEKVVRVNLIGTFNVCRLAAAALNAQEPDEEGERGVLVNTASVAAFEGQIGQTAYSASKGGIASMTLPMARDLAPFGIRAIALAPGVFDTPMMQAAPAEIRETLSAATPFPPRLGRPEEFAALVLHVIENRMLNGSVMRIDGALRMPPR from the coding sequence ATGCAAATCCAAGGGAATACGTTCCTGGTGACAGGAGCCGCCTCGGGTCTGGGCAAAGGAACCACGGAGGCGCTCGTCGCCGCCGGCGCTAATGTGATTGCCGTCGATCTTAATGCCACTGTACTGGGGGAAGCCGTCGAGCCGCTGGGCCCGGCGGTCGTCGCCGTGACGGCGGATGTGGCGGATGCCGCCGACGTGCAGCAGGCGCTAGACCTGGCATCCCGTTTCCCCGGGCCATTCCGCGGCGTCGTCAACTGCGCCGGCGTGCTGGGAGCGGCCCGCACGCTGGGACGCCGGGGCCCGTGCGAGCTGGAGCTGTTTGAGAAAGTCGTGCGGGTCAATCTGATTGGTACGTTTAACGTCTGTCGTCTGGCCGCCGCCGCGTTGAATGCGCAAGAGCCCGACGAAGAAGGGGAGCGCGGCGTGCTGGTGAACACCGCATCGGTCGCTGCATTCGAAGGCCAGATCGGACAGACGGCCTACTCCGCTTCCAAAGGCGGCATCGCTTCGATGACGTTGCCCATGGCCCGCGACCTGGCGCCTTTTGGCATCAGGGCAATCGCCCTGGCGCCCGGCGTGTTTGATACGCCCATGATGCAGGCGGCCCCCGCCGAGATCCGCGAAACGCTGTCGGCCGCCACCCCGTTCCCGCCGCGACTGGGCCGCCCCGAGGAGTTCGCGGCGCTGGTGCTGCACGTGATCGAAAACCGCATGCTCAACGGCTCGGTCATGCGCATTGATGGCGCCCTGCGCATGCCGCCCCGGTAA
- a CDS encoding hemerythrin domain-containing protein yields the protein MANVLGTVSVNAAFLQEIKEDNAELRRDFSDTAELFSRLGESVVEPQQISDSATRLRDQIAMHFALEEFFGYVDVATETAPRLYDRAENLRAEHEVLYLQICDLVERIERWVYREPQADGAAVLADGFIEFHTRFAQHENAENELILDAMDSDIGVGD from the coding sequence ATGGCGAACGTACTTGGAACCGTTTCGGTAAACGCGGCGTTTCTGCAGGAAATCAAGGAAGACAACGCCGAGTTGCGGCGCGACTTTAGCGACACGGCTGAGCTTTTCTCCCGACTGGGGGAAAGCGTTGTCGAGCCGCAACAGATCAGCGATTCCGCCACTCGACTGCGGGACCAGATCGCCATGCATTTCGCCCTGGAAGAGTTCTTCGGTTATGTCGACGTCGCGACGGAAACCGCCCCGCGCCTCTATGACAGGGCCGAAAACCTGCGGGCCGAGCACGAGGTGCTGTACCTGCAGATTTGCGACCTGGTCGAACGGATCGAACGCTGGGTCTACCGGGAACCACAGGCCGACGGCGCCGCCGTGCTGGCCGATGGCTTTATCGAGTTTCACACTCGTTTCGCGCAGCATGAGAATGCCGAGAACGAGTTGATTCTCGACGCCATGGACAGCGATATCGGCGTGGGCGATTAA